CACGTCGTAGTATATACATCATCTCAAGAGTGTCACTCGAGTGCAGaagtagatattttcactaagcctggtatcagagccaggttcgCTATCAAGCCGTCATTATCGGACCAcatgaactttaagcctaactcaaacTCACACAACCGATTTATAAGGTGAAAtttacactcacttatatatcataaattgaccttatctttagtcgatatGGAACTTTCAACAAATGTATCATCAAACACAAACTCCATAAACTTTTCATTATTTCTATTCACTGTCTCAGAATTTCCAAATAAGAGTTTTTCAAGGATTGCCTTAAAGAATATTATGTTATAAGAAGACGTAGGTTTCTCTGACTtcctataaataataaatttaataaaaggcACGGTCCTCAGGCATGAATCTTTTCTTTTGCTGTCTGAACATTCATTCTATTCTAAAGTCAATTTCCTAAGAAGCAATCTTCAACAAGAGAAGATGCACAGAATGAATTTTATCATGTACACGCAAGAGTGTTACGTggcaatgaaaaaaaaatgcatttagGTTGTTGCATAATTACCTAATCCGTAAGTAAACTATTACTTTAATTCAGTCGAAGCAAAATCTGATTGGTTGGAGTACTTCAAATAAACGTTGTTGCTTTCATGTGTTAACCTCTGAAGTCAAGATTGAGGATGCCGAAAGAGGAAGTGTGTACCGATGTGTATGTGCCATGTGGAAAGATTTGGTTAATCATATTCTCAATAATGCGTTTCATGACAAAGATAGCTTTTTCGAGTGTCAATCATTGAGagatttatctaataaattggTGAAAGCTGAAAAGGACTTTCGCAAACACAGATCAAATTGTAGTGTTGGGGTTTTGATTGCCACTTTGATAAGGTGTACTAGCTAGAAATCACGTAAGAAAAATGTATGAGAAACATGATTATTTTAACTCATACAATGCATGCATCGTTACATGATTTATATAAGAACTAAGTTATACACGAACAGTTTTATGCAAATGCGTTCAAACTAAGGTTTGTTTATGGAAATTGTTTACCATACGTTATTGACACAAGAAATGTCTTAGTTTTTTGTTTGCGTCAGAGTTATTTCGATTTCGTCTAACTATTTTCTAAAGATTATGTAACTTATGGAAATTTGTTAAACTTTCTTGTTTTGGTTGTACACTCAGTCATACTTATTGCCATTTGTATCTTAGGATGACGACAAAATATTCGcatggaagaaaaaaatatcaatgtaattttaggatattattttgatactcaacaaaattttaccaaCACTTTACATCaactattttatctttcaatCCCTCTCTTtctttacaaatacaaaaattgaCCAGaacattcttaaaaataaattgtaaagtatgtataaaaatatattgtgtgtgaaaataataatacacaaacattttccataattttattttcttttcacgTTTTAGTAAACTTAGTTGGCAAGAAGGAAATAAACTAGTAGTTTGTCTATACATGTAGGTATGAGATGCATTTGTGATTGGAAAATATCTTTTTGCatacaaactaataaaataatgatacatggtctattatcaaaaaatattaaaaaaagttgttaacatataTCATTTGTAATTTTCACTTAGtagatgaaatgaaaatgatgatcacttatgaaaaacatttttttgatTGCACTAACTGATAACTCACTTTTAAGATATTTTGAATTAAcgtttacataaaaaaaagagattgaATAGTAAAATAGTGGATGTAAAATATGTGTAAAAATTTGTTGGTGGAAAAATAATAGTACCAATGACTTATTGTTAGGATATTAACTTTTACCTTTATTGATAAATAATCCATAGAATTACTTTTTTGTTCATCCATTTACATTTTCCATGTTAGTTTAATAACGAAGAgagtattgtttttttttattgatttatttaggATACAAATGTACTGCTACCCTCTTAAATTTAAGATACCGAAATAATCAACCTTTTCTTACACTTAGATAAATTTCTAACTAAGAAAATGCTTAAACAAGTCAAAAAGCTCCCAAATGAGGGTTTCTCCTGGATAGAGAGAAAAAAGTACCTAGAAATTCAACAGATATGAAACTGTACAAATGGTTGATGCCTCAACCATAGAATCCTAGTTTCGTTTTTGAGATAGTAATATCTCTTTCAATGATGCTATTGTTGAACTTAAGTAGGGTGGATCGGCTAATTGCCAACACATgtctttttctataattttcttTCCACCCTTTATTATGTGACATCTAATGATTTGTCACCTGAGTATACTCCACCAAGAGACCATAACCGAAGTTGCGGGGAGCCTGGGAACCACATGAAAATCTACTTCAACAATCACGCCCTGAAAATTATCGAATCAATTTAGACATCAAATCCATAAACATTGTATGgtgagaataaaaaatgaaaatgtctATTCCACTAGTGTACAAGTTGAATGGCTCCATACATGTAGGTGCCAGGCAACCACCACAGAATTGGTGGCGATTGTAGCACAGAAGTCAAAAGATCTCCCGAAAGATTAACAAGAAGACAAGGATGTAGATTTCAAAGCAACTTAAAGCTCAGAAAGAAATGCATCTGGTCACGGAATATCTACAAAGCCCCATCGTCAACCATGAATAACTTCTTTCTCTATTCTGGAGCATGAACTTGAATTCTTGTCTGTGGCTACCTTCAGGGCACACTATACAAAAACAATGGACCAAATTGCCAATTACAGCAGTCAGAAGACCAAGAACATTCCGGTTAGTTAAAAGGAACACCAGAAAGGAGTATTTACCAAGTGATATAGGGTTATAGAGATCATAACCCATTATGCTCAGTCTGGCAGTAGGGGTTTAGGTAGCTTGAATGAGGGTCTAAATTCAAACCTTTTTGTCATTATTGTACACACAAACAATGTATAgtgaatataaaacaaaacattaatcTAGTGTTGTTATAGATTTGATTGCTTACACTAACGGCATGATGGTTTGATCTGCAAAACCCCTTGACGTCTGAATGCATGTTAACAACCTCAACAAGACCCTGACTGTTTTGTTCGttccttttcatttcttttggCACTCTGGAGTTCATCCTCCCCAAAGTAGGGAAAGCATCTGACAAAATTGAGCCAGCCAGATAACAGCCTCAAATATGCATTAGAGAAGCTTCCTCAAACTTCCAACAACCATGGGTCAAACTCCACCCTAAGCTGTATTTGGAAGGTCAATAATCTTTTTGCAAAAAGTCTTCTGGTTTCGTGAACTGAACAGTTCTGGAATGGGTACCTCCTTAAAGGcaatattacataatttttttattcttgcaAATTCATTGCTTAAGGATAACAAGCCACGACATAGCCTCAAGTGGATAAGCTGAAAATGAGTTTCAACCCTAACATAGTCAATCTATTTTCAATATGGGCCAGTCACTGGATTGTTGAAAAAGCATAGGATTTTCAGCCATTTGAGAACTTAAATCAAGAGATATAGGCTGGAGCAATCCACTGTTGGACAAGTCTTCCAAGGCCTTAATGTCTTGTTGCAAACGGGCCACATGTAGAACGGTATGGTCCAGAACTAAAGGATCATCAGGAGGATTTTGGAGAAGGGTGAGCAAATTCTGTTTATAAACTTGAGCAGTCAATGACGGTTTTGCAACCTGCCGATGTCTACAGAAATTTGCCACTTTGATGACATGTTTACAGAGGTTTCCCAACCTAGACCAGGAACAATCACAAAGTGAAAAATCTGAACCAAGATTCCAAACTGTATATACCAAGCTTCTGTCAGTCTGGGATAAAACTTTGGCAATATGGAGATTTTGTTCATCCAGCATCACGTCAACATCAGGAATATGAagagcatgattccaagcattAGGGGAGAAAGAATTGTCACTTACATTCTCAAAATATCCTGTCTCTAAACTGTACTGATCCAACCAGTATAACGAGTGAAATTTGGTAGTTAAAGCATGGATTAACCAGTCAACTCTTAGCCAGAAATTACCACAATCCTCCTTCAGAAGCATAGATTTTAATGTTAGGTGATAGGATTCTATTGCAGCATGGGACTCAGGGGTTGTCACCGGGAATGATTTTATTGCATCAATCCACATATCTGCATTAGAAAACACAGAGCCACGATATTCAAGAAACGgtattaattctaaaaatactCTCAAACGACTGGATACTCcactaattataataaaaataatcagcCAGTTGTAGAAACACTAACGCAATTATTGCCCCACAAAACTTAAGGCACCTATCTGGTGGTGAGACTGAGAATGAAATGAATTTGGATATAAAATCTGAATCAGAATGTTTCAGATCAAAACTAATTATGATGTGTGCCTACAGCAGCAAGAGCAGATATTTCTTCAATGAATACAAAATGAATCATCAATTGAGCAATACCTATTCTAGTTTGCCAATGGTTTTTGAAATAGTCCATAAAGGCACACTGGTCAACAAAAATTTGAATGAACTCTTCAACAGAATCCATAGCATTTGGCCCACATTTTGTACAGTACAGAATCCATCCCAAATGCATAAACATCTCACGTTGCACCTCAAAGTTGCAGCATTTCTTGATGAGTTTTTTAATCAAAGTACGACAAACATGCCAGACACATAATAGGACGCGGCACTGGAAAGCCTCTCTGCAATGAGCAAGATCACACTACATTTGCTATTCAGGTGGGTCtcttaaaaatacaaaaacgtTTAACGAAACTAAAGAACCACACTAATCTCTTTACCTTATGATAGAAAATTGCAAAGATGGATCATCCAACAAAATAGCATTTGGCCTCCATCTGGGATCCTTCGTTCGTAATCTTTCAGATAGCAATACAATCCACTTATGAATAGATTTACCAACAAAAGATGAGGTGATGATCCAGGCAACCGGAATTGCATTTtgggatgaattgaaaacaagTAAAGAACATACAGGATACTGTCaatgagaataaagaaaaagcGTATGAGACATTCTAAAGTCCTGCAATGTTCTGCTGACGTAACTAATTTTTCCTCGTAACAAAAGATGGCCTGGGTGTGTAATATTCATGATTATATTGATGAAATTGGTTATTACTAATGCCCAAGGCAGATTCAAAAGATGACAATATATGTTTCTTCTAAACATGCACTTTTCCCATCTAAACAAGCTAAAAATCATAGCCTTTAGCCAGTCCTGACTTCATGCATAACTAAGTAATGAAATGTAAGTTCCTCGGTTGAAAAGGTAAACACAAGAGCAATGTGCAATACCTTGAGCTTTTTCAAGCCAAAACCTGAATGAAACGAAATTAAACTATTATTTCCATAACGGAGCATTTGTTGCAGCTGCCAATCTGTTTGTATACCCAA
This Vigna angularis cultivar LongXiaoDou No.4 chromosome 4, ASM1680809v1, whole genome shotgun sequence DNA region includes the following protein-coding sequences:
- the LOC108331938 gene encoding uncharacterized protein LOC108331938 isoform X2, producing the protein MSSKPASGKGSRPGRRHMMRGCLCHFTIKRLYTRPLLALIIYNQKRHVDKSGAPCHGLLDRDAVGTRAMYAPRISDELRQKVMSLLYVGISLDKIIQHHTEEMQKQGGPQNRDGFLTRNDVRNMERTIRNSSHELHENDEHSVKMWVQRHQKHVFYFQDNSASEPFVLGIQTDWQLQQMLRYGNNSLISFHSGFGLKKLKYPVCSLLVFNSSQNAIPVAWIITSSFVGKSIHKWIVLLSERLRTKDPRWRPNAILLDDPSLQFSIIREAFQCRVLLCVWHVCRTLIKKLIKKCCNFEVQREMFMHLGWILYCTKCGPNAMDSVEEFIQIFVDQCAFMDYFKNHWQTRIDMWIDAIKSFPVTTPESHAAIESYHLTLKSMLLKEDCGNFWLRVDWLIHALTTKFHSLYWLDQYSLETGYFENVSDNSFSPNAWNHALHIPDVDVMLDEQNLHIAKVLSQTDRSLVYTVWNLGSDFSLCDCSWSRLGNLCKHVIKVANFCRHRQVAKPSLTAQVYKQNLLTLLQNPPDDPLVLDHTVLHVARLQQDIKALEDLSNSGLLQPISLDLSSQMAENPMLFQQSSDWPILKID
- the LOC108331938 gene encoding uncharacterized protein LOC108331938 isoform X1, coding for MLIPKHCIHFVDANATKMPRMEDILNLPVQDPLCTEFSAAHINWVRLEGGRQGGDDIALIPFARVDDFVKGESFNPECPASFRIESRRKRPEGSIAKPRVDGYLEYTLYWCSYGPEDYRDSDSGVGEGMSSKPASGKGSRPGRRHMMRGCLCHFTIKRLYTRPLLALIIYNQKRHVDKSGAPCHGLLDRDAVGTRAMYAPRISDELRQKVMSLLYVGISLDKIIQHHTEEMQKQGGPQNRDGFLTRNDVRNMERTIRNSSHELHENDEHSVKMWVQRHQKHVFYFQDNSASEPFVLGIQTDWQLQQMLRYGNNSLISFHSGFGLKKLKYPVCSLLVFNSSQNAIPVAWIITSSFVGKSIHKWIVLLSERLRTKDPRWRPNAILLDDPSLQFSIIREAFQCRVLLCVWHVCRTLIKKLIKKCCNFEVQREMFMHLGWILYCTKCGPNAMDSVEEFIQIFVDQCAFMDYFKNHWQTRIDMWIDAIKSFPVTTPESHAAIESYHLTLKSMLLKEDCGNFWLRVDWLIHALTTKFHSLYWLDQYSLETGYFENVSDNSFSPNAWNHALHIPDVDVMLDEQNLHIAKVLSQTDRSLVYTVWNLGSDFSLCDCSWSRLGNLCKHVIKVANFCRHRQVAKPSLTAQVYKQNLLTLLQNPPDDPLVLDHTVLHVARLQQDIKALEDLSNSGLLQPISLDLSSQMAENPMLFQQSSDWPILKID